Proteins found in one Terribacillus sp. DMT04 genomic segment:
- a CDS encoding DUF3100 domain-containing protein, which produces MELKRNYLLLIIFALLVITAAEWIGFQSIELGPVSISVLPLAFAIVITMILGLPIIRKGILKKVYSKANVQFSSKYLIFIMLPLMARYGADVAPQLREIFSVGWVFIAQELGNLGTVLLGLPIALLIGLRREAIGATLGLGREGELAYISEKYTLESKEGQGVLSLYVIGTLFGAIFFSIIAPVLLDIGFRVEALAMASGVGSASMMTASSATLVERVPEMESTILGYAAASQLLTSFLGTFTMVFLAVPLQRFLYNKLTKSNKQQEVADDVRAAE; this is translated from the coding sequence ATGGAATTGAAGCGTAATTATTTATTATTAATCATTTTCGCATTACTTGTTATTACTGCTGCAGAATGGATTGGATTCCAATCGATAGAACTTGGACCTGTTTCTATTTCGGTCCTTCCGCTCGCTTTTGCCATTGTAATTACGATGATTCTTGGCTTGCCGATTATTCGAAAAGGTATTTTGAAAAAGGTGTATAGCAAAGCCAATGTCCAATTTTCCAGTAAGTATTTGATTTTCATTATGCTGCCGCTAATGGCGAGATACGGTGCAGATGTAGCGCCACAGCTCAGAGAGATTTTCAGCGTAGGCTGGGTATTTATCGCTCAGGAATTAGGTAACCTTGGAACTGTATTGTTAGGCCTGCCGATTGCATTATTGATTGGCCTTCGCCGGGAAGCAATTGGAGCGACGCTTGGGCTTGGCAGGGAAGGGGAGCTTGCCTATATCTCAGAAAAATACACATTGGAATCCAAAGAAGGACAGGGCGTACTTTCCCTATACGTTATCGGTACACTTTTCGGTGCTATCTTCTTTAGTATTATTGCACCTGTCTTACTTGATATCGGATTCCGCGTAGAGGCCTTAGCAATGGCGTCTGGGGTAGGATCTGCCAGCATGATGACGGCTTCCTCTGCTACATTGGTGGAACGTGTGCCTGAGATGGAGAGCACAATTTTGGGTTATGCTGCTGCAAGTCAGCTGCTGACCAGCTTTCTTGGAACCTTTACGATGGTTTTCCTAGCGGTACCATTGCAGCGTTTTCTTTATAATAAACTGACGAAATCAAATAAGCAGCAGGAGGTGGCAGATGATGTCCGTGCAGCTGAATAA
- a CDS encoding Lrp/AsnC family transcriptional regulator translates to MEYQIDELDRGIIRMLSTDGRLPFSEIANALDVSEKTIRLRYKNLVQNKIIEVVGVVNPIALGLKAGAIIQIKTEQRMMAKVKEELSTLKEVRYITMTSGEYPLLIQINVRSQEDIRDCVLNLDRIEGITAINTIIQLENYKNTFEYL, encoded by the coding sequence GTGGAGTATCAAATTGATGAGTTAGACCGCGGTATAATCCGAATGTTATCAACAGATGGGCGCTTGCCATTTTCTGAGATAGCAAATGCATTAGATGTGTCAGAGAAAACAATCAGGCTTCGGTACAAAAATCTGGTTCAAAATAAGATTATCGAAGTTGTCGGTGTCGTGAATCCAATTGCGCTTGGTTTAAAAGCTGGAGCAATTATTCAAATAAAAACAGAACAACGGATGATGGCCAAAGTGAAGGAAGAACTTAGCACCTTGAAAGAAGTTCGCTATATTACGATGACATCAGGAGAATATCCGCTGCTTATTCAAATTAACGTAAGAAGCCAAGAGGATATAAGAGACTGTGTGCTTAACCTGGATCGTATTGAAGGGATTACAGCCATTAATACAATTATTCAATTAGAAAATTATAAAAATACGTTCGAATATCTATAG
- a CDS encoding DEAD/DEAH box helicase, with protein MSNVSFSDYQVSEDIKRALDVLRYETPTEVQSKVIPLAMEKQDLVVKAQTGSGKTAAFGIPVNDMIIWEEKKPQALILTPTRELAVQVQEDIKNIGRFKRIKAVAVYGKEPFKKQKDELKQQTHVVVGTPGRVMDHIDRETLDLDQIKYLVIDEADEMLNRGFIDEVEAIIQSLPADRVTMVFSATLPKDVENLCHKYMKDPAHVEIESTGVTADTIEHALIEVKEEGKISLLKDVTVVENPDSCMIFCRTKENVDTVYSELDEAGYPVERLHGGLEQDERFAVMEGFKMGKFRYLVATDVAARGIDIDNVNLVINYDVPMEKESYVHRTGRTGRAGNKGLAITFSTPYEGKFLKAIERYIGFDIPAEEAPSQSEVAGAKASFEEKLSSKRIVKNNKTARINQDIMKLHFNGGKKKKIRAVDFVGTIAKIPGVTAEDIGIINIQDTMSYVDILNGKGSIVLQAMENTTIKGKKLRVSKAIK; from the coding sequence ATGAGTAATGTAAGTTTTTCGGATTATCAGGTAAGCGAAGATATTAAACGAGCACTCGATGTGTTACGATACGAAACGCCAACAGAAGTGCAAAGCAAAGTTATTCCGCTAGCAATGGAAAAGCAAGATCTTGTAGTAAAAGCACAAACCGGCAGCGGCAAGACTGCCGCTTTTGGTATTCCTGTGAACGATATGATTATATGGGAAGAGAAGAAGCCACAGGCCTTGATCCTTACGCCAACTCGGGAATTGGCGGTTCAAGTTCAGGAAGATATTAAGAATATCGGCAGATTTAAGCGTATTAAAGCGGTTGCTGTTTACGGAAAAGAGCCGTTTAAGAAACAAAAAGATGAATTAAAGCAGCAAACGCATGTGGTCGTGGGAACACCTGGACGTGTAATGGATCATATCGACCGCGAAACACTTGATTTGGACCAAATAAAATATCTTGTTATCGATGAAGCAGACGAAATGCTTAACAGAGGGTTTATTGATGAAGTGGAAGCAATCATTCAATCGTTGCCTGCTGACCGTGTGACAATGGTCTTTTCTGCTACCTTGCCAAAGGATGTTGAAAACCTTTGCCACAAATATATGAAAGATCCAGCGCATGTTGAGATTGAATCTACCGGGGTAACAGCCGATACGATTGAACATGCTTTAATAGAAGTGAAAGAAGAAGGCAAAATTTCACTACTAAAAGATGTCACAGTTGTAGAAAATCCAGACAGCTGCATGATCTTCTGCCGCACGAAAGAAAACGTCGATACGGTGTATAGCGAACTAGATGAAGCTGGCTATCCTGTTGAACGGCTTCATGGCGGACTAGAACAAGATGAGCGATTTGCTGTTATGGAAGGTTTCAAAATGGGCAAATTCCGCTATCTAGTAGCTACCGATGTCGCTGCCCGTGGTATTGATATTGATAATGTAAACCTAGTTATCAACTATGATGTACCAATGGAGAAAGAAAGCTACGTGCACCGTACGGGAAGAACTGGCCGTGCCGGAAATAAAGGACTAGCCATTACATTCTCGACACCTTACGAAGGAAAGTTTCTTAAAGCAATCGAGAGATATATCGGCTTTGATATCCCTGCTGAAGAAGCACCGAGCCAATCGGAAGTAGCTGGTGCTAAGGCTTCTTTCGAGGAAAAACTGAGCAGCAAGCGTATTGTAAAAAATAATAAAACAGCCCGCATCAATCAAGATATTATGAAGCTCCATTTCAACGGCGGTAAAAAGAAAAAAATCCGCGCAGTTGATTTTGTTGGAACGATCGCAAAAATCCCCGGCGTCACAGCTGAAGATATCGGCATTATCAACATTCAAGATACAATGTCTTATGTTGATATTCTAAACGGTAAAGGCTCGATTGTTTTACAGGCAATGGAGAACACGACGATTAAAGGGAAGAAATTAAGAGTGAGCAAGGCAATTAAATAA
- a CDS encoding pyroglutamyl-peptidase I: protein MKILLTGFEAFLGMASNPTEVIVRQLDGVTIGGKQIIGKVLPVDFTTSAGILLEHLKAYQPAAVISLGLAAGRNRITPERIAINCMDGEADNSGNQYNGQKIIEDAPDAYFSTLPIKEMVSRLQAHNLPATISNTAGTYLCNQIMYTARHHIETNKLDIVSGFVHIPAHHALAITNPKLPSWSITDLEEAVRVIIEGI from the coding sequence TTGAAGATTTTACTCACTGGATTTGAAGCTTTTCTGGGAATGGCCTCCAATCCAACAGAAGTGATTGTCCGTCAGCTAGACGGTGTCACAATAGGCGGGAAACAAATAATCGGAAAGGTGCTTCCGGTGGATTTCACAACATCCGCAGGTATCCTTTTAGAACATCTAAAAGCTTATCAGCCAGCAGCTGTTATATCTTTAGGATTAGCTGCCGGCAGAAATAGAATCACACCAGAACGCATAGCGATAAACTGTATGGACGGCGAAGCAGATAATAGCGGCAATCAGTACAACGGTCAAAAAATAATAGAAGATGCACCTGATGCCTATTTTTCAACGCTACCTATTAAAGAAATGGTCTCAAGACTGCAAGCGCATAACCTGCCTGCGACTATCTCTAACACGGCCGGCACTTATTTATGTAATCAAATAATGTACACCGCAAGGCATCATATAGAAACGAACAAGCTAGATATCGTATCTGGATTCGTTCACATACCAGCACATCATGCATTAGCAATAACAAATCCCAAGCTGCCATCATGGTCGATAACGGACTTAGAAGAAGCGGTTCGAGTTATTATTGAAGGAATATGA
- a CDS encoding M20/M25/M40 family metallo-hydrolase — MQSGGNYEEIKKLGESIYANPELGYKEERTKQTVVEYLKRCNPSCEIEEFSTTGIRTTLGEGKSMHLAFLAELDAVYAPTHFKANPDTGAAHNCGHYTQVAIALSLYQQLVETKAYEQFDYTISFIFVPAEEYLDLPYRDQLMQDNVISHYGGKPEAMKLGVFDDIDLSICVHAIGGEIKKRTIEIDCDLAGFLYKRYTFQGKSSHAGFDPFSSVNAYNMSTLFHTAISLGRQQLDEKEKVRLNPIVMQSDMSTNVIPNYIKVGTDLRTLSTPYMKTVAKRLDAAAEGSAKALQGEVNIDTQMGYLPFKQDRYLSTFVKAAYQMNNQIEDIWEGNSISAAGDIGDLSYMMPCIQIGYSGFTGTIHGDDFIDVDPEYIYGIFPSFLFQVLHQMNGKIDKAKLYKRSYQEYVQVIQSILDEKKENGIEA, encoded by the coding sequence TTGCAATCTGGTGGCAATTATGAAGAAATCAAAAAGCTTGGAGAATCAATCTATGCAAATCCGGAATTGGGATACAAAGAAGAACGGACAAAGCAGACCGTTGTTGAGTACTTGAAACGTTGTAATCCATCCTGTGAAATAGAGGAGTTTAGCACAACAGGTATAAGGACTACACTCGGAGAAGGAAAATCAATGCACCTTGCTTTCCTAGCAGAATTGGATGCGGTTTATGCCCCAACGCACTTCAAAGCAAATCCTGATACAGGTGCCGCTCACAACTGTGGTCACTATACGCAGGTAGCCATTGCTCTTTCCCTATACCAGCAACTAGTTGAAACAAAGGCTTATGAACAGTTTGATTATACAATCAGCTTCATTTTTGTTCCGGCAGAAGAATATTTGGATCTTCCTTATCGAGACCAACTCATGCAAGATAATGTCATTTCGCATTACGGCGGTAAACCGGAAGCAATGAAACTTGGAGTATTTGATGATATTGATCTTAGTATTTGTGTACATGCCATTGGTGGCGAAATTAAGAAGCGTACTATAGAAATTGATTGTGATCTGGCAGGATTTTTGTATAAACGTTACACATTTCAGGGCAAGTCGTCACATGCCGGATTTGATCCTTTCTCCTCTGTAAATGCTTATAATATGTCTACTTTATTCCATACTGCAATCAGCCTAGGGCGTCAGCAGCTGGATGAAAAGGAGAAGGTACGGCTGAACCCAATTGTTATGCAATCGGATATGTCAACGAATGTAATTCCAAACTATATTAAAGTCGGGACTGATCTGCGCACCTTGTCTACGCCTTATATGAAAACCGTGGCCAAACGTCTGGATGCAGCTGCAGAAGGCAGTGCGAAGGCGCTTCAAGGTGAAGTGAATATTGATACACAAATGGGCTATCTGCCATTCAAGCAAGATCGCTATCTATCTACGTTCGTCAAGGCTGCATATCAGATGAACAACCAAATTGAAGACATTTGGGAAGGTAACAGCATTAGTGCTGCTGGGGATATCGGTGATTTGTCTTATATGATGCCATGTATCCAAATTGGCTACAGCGGTTTTACAGGGACGATTCACGGCGATGATTTCATCGATGTAGATCCCGAATACATTTACGGTATTTTTCCAAGCTTTCTCTTCCAAGTACTTCACCAAATGAACGGAAAAATAGACAAAGCAAAGCTTTATAAGCGATCTTACCAGGAGTATGTACAAGTCATTCAATCTATATTGGACGAGAAAAAGGAGAATGGAATTGAAGCGTAA
- a CDS encoding S9 family peptidase, with product MTNNGVSADDLFEFSFLSDPQLSPDGGWVVFIKRIINEEKKYQSNLFVLHVDSKEVTRFTQGNFSDTQPRWSANGKDIFFTSNRSGRQQIWRIAFSGGEATQVTSFKRGASQPVCSPDGKQLVVIVPLTKSDSLEEKETKQEATEDKLQPYITTKLHYKSDMSGFSDETFQHLVLIDLETGTETLLTDGVYDHHYPVFSPDGTHVAYTANRSEDPEQTFFSDIYQLNLATKDTEKLTSSDKRFRAPQYSPDGTKLSLLGDNLAFAGSTLTRVWSLDLATRNLTCLTSEWDAECSDMAINDMGTGAGDMGAIWHKENDSLYFFASEQGATNLYRVTLDKQITKILGGKRQVYAFSTNKDQAQFVYAVSQSDIPGDLFFSTFSGDEEQRLTAANEHLLQTKDIAIPEDFSFKANDGTDLQGWIIKPVGLKEGESYPLVLEIHGGPHAMYSHAFMHEFQVLASKGYGVLFMNPRGSHGYGQQFVDAVRGNYGGVDYDDVMTALDYALDTYDWIDPLRLGVTGGSYGGFMTNWIISHTNKFKAAVTQRSISNWVSFYGVSDIGYFFTEWEHKTTIMEDPDELWRISPLRYVKHIQTPLLILHSENDYRCPIEQGEQLYVALKQQKKPTRFVRFPDSNHELSRSGDPSLRIVRLNEITNWFDQYLQ from the coding sequence ATGACAAACAATGGGGTTTCAGCAGATGATTTGTTTGAATTTTCATTCTTATCCGATCCACAGCTCTCACCAGATGGCGGCTGGGTTGTTTTTATAAAGCGCATTATCAATGAAGAGAAAAAATATCAATCAAATCTATTTGTCTTACATGTAGATTCGAAGGAAGTCACCCGGTTTACCCAAGGCAATTTCTCCGACACGCAGCCTAGATGGTCAGCTAACGGGAAAGACATATTCTTCACCTCCAATCGCTCTGGAAGGCAGCAAATTTGGCGTATTGCATTTAGCGGTGGTGAAGCAACACAAGTCACTTCGTTCAAGAGAGGTGCCTCACAGCCAGTTTGTTCTCCCGATGGCAAACAGCTGGTTGTCATAGTGCCGCTCACGAAATCAGATAGCTTAGAAGAAAAGGAAACAAAGCAGGAAGCGACAGAAGACAAATTACAACCTTATATCACAACAAAACTGCATTACAAGTCCGACATGAGTGGTTTTTCCGATGAAACATTTCAGCATCTTGTCTTAATCGATTTAGAAACTGGCACAGAGACTTTGTTAACAGATGGAGTGTATGATCATCATTATCCTGTCTTCTCACCAGACGGAACACATGTGGCTTATACTGCCAACCGTTCCGAAGATCCGGAACAAACATTTTTCTCGGATATTTATCAGCTGAATCTAGCGACGAAAGATACAGAGAAACTGACGAGCAGCGACAAAAGATTTCGCGCCCCGCAGTATTCTCCTGATGGGACAAAGCTCTCGTTATTAGGAGATAATCTAGCTTTTGCAGGTTCCACGCTTACTAGAGTTTGGTCGCTCGACCTTGCAACCAGGAATTTGACTTGCTTGACGAGTGAGTGGGATGCGGAGTGCAGTGATATGGCAATTAATGATATGGGTACTGGTGCAGGAGATATGGGAGCCATCTGGCACAAGGAAAATGATTCGCTTTACTTCTTTGCTAGTGAACAAGGGGCAACAAACTTATATCGAGTGACACTCGATAAACAGATTACCAAAATACTTGGTGGGAAAAGACAAGTTTATGCATTTAGTACAAACAAGGATCAAGCGCAATTTGTGTATGCCGTTAGCCAGTCTGATATTCCAGGTGACCTATTCTTCTCCACTTTCTCAGGAGATGAAGAACAGCGTTTAACAGCAGCCAACGAGCACTTGCTGCAGACGAAGGATATTGCTATTCCAGAAGATTTCTCCTTTAAAGCAAATGACGGAACTGACTTGCAAGGCTGGATTATCAAGCCGGTCGGATTGAAAGAAGGCGAATCTTATCCACTTGTGTTAGAAATTCATGGTGGACCGCACGCCATGTACAGCCACGCGTTCATGCACGAGTTTCAGGTCCTCGCTAGTAAAGGTTATGGTGTCCTGTTTATGAACCCAAGAGGAAGTCATGGCTATGGACAACAGTTTGTCGATGCCGTACGCGGAAACTATGGAGGCGTAGACTATGATGATGTGATGACCGCTCTTGATTATGCGTTAGACACATACGATTGGATCGACCCATTGCGTTTAGGTGTTACGGGCGGAAGCTATGGCGGATTCATGACGAATTGGATTATCAGCCATACGAACAAATTTAAAGCTGCTGTTACGCAACGCTCTATTAGTAATTGGGTTAGCTTCTATGGGGTTAGTGATATTGGCTACTTCTTTACCGAATGGGAGCATAAGACGACCATCATGGAGGACCCTGATGAGCTATGGAGAATCTCACCGCTTCGTTACGTCAAGCATATCCAAACACCACTGCTGATCTTGCATAGTGAAAACGACTATCGCTGTCCAATTGAACAAGGCGAGCAACTATATGTAGCCTTAAAACAGCAAAAGAAACCAACACGTTTTGTCCGTTTCCCTGATTCCAATCATGAGCTGTCTCGAAGCGGAGATCCGAGCCTGCGAATCGTTCGACTGAACGAGATAACAAATTGGTTTGATCAGTACTTACAATAA
- a CDS encoding amidohydrolase: MKAITNVSGVDGTGKNLRNTTILIKDGKFTSIGEASSIPNGYEVIDAMGKYFTPGLIDVHTHLGVHEEGIGKEGHDFNETSAAATPQVRAIDGINPKDQGFADARRAGVTTVQVMPGSANVIGGEMCVLKTTGTIVDEMVIRNPSGLKAATGENPKRFHGDKGRMPTTRMGVAAILREKLIAAQTYMEERKTGKTARNLGLEHIVKVLNKEIPLRVHAHRADDIVTVLRLKREFDIDLTIEHCTEGHQIAPFIAKHDIPVSVGPTMTPRSKIELADKGWNTLLALADASVPFSITTDHPVIAIEHLMTSAILAVKYGLPEEEALKAITLHAAKHLGVDDRVGSVEVGKDADFVLWDGNPFDLRNKVVQTYINGELV; this comes from the coding sequence ATGAAAGCCATCACGAATGTATCTGGTGTAGACGGAACTGGCAAGAACTTACGTAATACAACGATTTTAATAAAGGATGGAAAATTCACTTCAATAGGAGAAGCATCCAGCATTCCCAATGGCTATGAAGTAATCGATGCGATGGGAAAATATTTTACTCCGGGACTAATTGATGTGCACACCCACTTAGGCGTACATGAAGAAGGAATCGGTAAAGAAGGTCATGATTTTAATGAAACGAGTGCAGCTGCTACACCGCAAGTACGGGCAATTGACGGCATTAACCCTAAAGATCAAGGTTTTGCGGATGCCAGGCGAGCAGGTGTCACCACCGTACAAGTGATGCCAGGAAGTGCGAATGTAATTGGTGGAGAGATGTGTGTATTGAAGACCACGGGCACAATTGTAGATGAGATGGTCATTCGAAATCCTTCTGGCTTAAAAGCGGCAACAGGTGAAAATCCAAAACGATTTCATGGCGATAAAGGAAGAATGCCAACAACAAGAATGGGAGTAGCCGCCATTCTTCGTGAAAAATTAATAGCAGCCCAAACGTATATGGAAGAGCGCAAAACTGGAAAAACGGCGAGAAACCTTGGATTAGAACATATTGTTAAAGTATTAAATAAAGAAATCCCCCTTCGTGTTCATGCCCATCGCGCCGATGACATCGTCACTGTCTTACGCTTAAAAAGAGAGTTTGATATTGATCTAACCATTGAGCATTGTACAGAAGGCCACCAAATCGCACCATTTATCGCCAAGCATGATATCCCTGTATCCGTGGGACCGACAATGACACCACGTTCGAAAATAGAACTTGCTGATAAAGGCTGGAACACCCTACTAGCTCTAGCAGATGCATCTGTTCCATTCTCTATCACGACAGATCATCCCGTAATAGCCATTGAGCATTTGATGACGAGTGCAATTCTAGCCGTTAAATATGGTCTGCCAGAAGAAGAAGCATTAAAAGCTATTACACTGCATGCTGCGAAACATCTAGGCGTAGACGATCGAGTTGGTTCCGTAGAAGTTGGCAAGGACGCAGATTTTGTTCTCTGGGATGGCAATCCGTTTGATCTAAGAAACAAAGTCGTACAAACCTATATCAACGGTGAATTAGTATAA